The Candidatus Bathyarchaeota archaeon genome contains a region encoding:
- a CDS encoding glycosyltransferase family 4 protein — MRIGFFVWEYPPKLVGGLGTYAEYITREFVSLGHDVTVFTLNPGNLKTHEILRGVEVHRPMIADASNVFPMFVVDDLKRWGTNIRLFNDLFIYNILSATKMINSLMKKEGYNFDIVCVHDWLSSISGLIVKNETKIPVVFHVHSTEFGRSGGCGSEVVSHLEWAMANAADRIVTVSYVMKEDLIRHGWPSQKISVVWNGVDPEKYNPANCKAEDIERLREFYGITSDEKMIFFLGRLTWVKGVRNLVQAMPLVLEEFPNVKLVILGKGEQQSDIQEAVHRLGIQDKVICRFDFVPEKERILHYAAADLCVFPSIYEPFGIVSLEAMSMAKPVVVGGHGVVGFKEQVIASGPDQNGVHVNGNDPADIAWGIKQVLCDPERAKRWGENGRKRVLQYFTWRKAAEQTLEIYETIVLETETSLAAEGKVSLKD; from the coding sequence TTGAGAATAGGTTTCTTTGTTTGGGAATACCCACCAAAGCTTGTGGGCGGTTTAGGCACCTACGCGGAATACATAACTCGTGAATTCGTTTCTTTAGGGCATGATGTAACAGTTTTTACGCTTAATCCTGGAAACTTGAAAACTCATGAGATTTTAAGAGGAGTTGAAGTTCACAGGCCCATGATTGCTGATGCAAGCAATGTTTTTCCAATGTTTGTTGTAGATGACCTAAAAAGATGGGGAACAAACATTCGACTCTTCAACGACCTGTTCATATATAACATTCTGAGCGCAACCAAAATGATTAATAGCCTCATGAAAAAGGAAGGCTACAACTTCGACATTGTCTGTGTTCACGACTGGCTGAGCAGCATTTCAGGCCTAATAGTAAAGAATGAAACAAAGATTCCAGTTGTATTTCATGTTCACAGCACAGAGTTTGGAAGAAGCGGGGGATGCGGCTCAGAAGTTGTCTCGCATCTTGAATGGGCAATGGCGAACGCTGCCGACAGAATAGTAACCGTAAGCTACGTAATGAAAGAAGACCTAATCAGACATGGATGGCCCAGCCAAAAAATAAGCGTTGTATGGAACGGCGTAGACCCAGAAAAGTATAATCCGGCTAATTGTAAAGCTGAAGATATTGAGAGACTTAGAGAATTCTATGGAATAACATCCGATGAGAAAATGATATTCTTCCTGGGCAGACTTACATGGGTTAAAGGCGTAAGAAACCTCGTTCAGGCAATGCCTCTAGTTTTAGAGGAGTTTCCAAACGTTAAGCTCGTCATTTTAGGCAAAGGTGAACAGCAAAGCGACATTCAAGAAGCAGTTCACAGACTCGGAATCCAAGATAAGGTCATCTGCAGATTCGACTTTGTCCCAGAAAAGGAGCGTATACTCCACTACGCAGCCGCAGACCTATGCGTATTCCCATCAATCTACGAGCCTTTCGGCATAGTCAGCCTAGAAGCAATGAGCATGGCCAAGCCAGTAGTCGTAGGCGGCCACGGCGTAGTAGGCTTCAAAGAACAGGTTATAGCGTCTGGTCCGGACCAAAATGGAGTTCACGTGAACGGTAATGACCCTGCCGACATAGCTTGGGGAATAAAACAAGTGCTATGTGATCCCGAAAGAGCTAAGAGGTGGGGAGAAAACGGAAGGAAAAGAGTGTTGCAATATTTCACTTGGAGAAAGGCTGCGGAACAAACATTGGAAATTTATGAGACTATAGTGTTGGAAACTGAAACGTCGCTGGCGGCTGAAGGAAAAGTTAGCCTAAAAGATTAA
- a CDS encoding GNAT family N-acetyltransferase: MKGGQVIQTFTLKDGRKAVIRAPRWEDLDDLMDFINSLVREDAPILRETEVNRIEEAEWLARQLVGREKGELIHFVAEVDGKVVASAEIRKRKGHQKHVGVLGIAVKSDYRRLGIAIKLIETLLDEAKKQGLKVIVLDVYEKNLPALNLYKRMGFKEVGRIPKAIYWKGEYIDDIKMARILE, encoded by the coding sequence ATGAAAGGCGGGCAGGTAATTCAAACTTTTACCTTGAAAGATGGAAGGAAGGCTGTGATAAGGGCTCCGCGGTGGGAAGACTTAGACGACTTAATGGATTTTATCAACTCGCTTGTTAGGGAGGACGCTCCCATTCTTCGCGAAACAGAAGTTAATAGAATTGAAGAGGCAGAATGGCTTGCCAGACAACTTGTAGGTAGGGAAAAGGGCGAACTCATTCATTTCGTAGCTGAAGTTGATGGGAAAGTTGTGGCTTCAGCAGAGATAAGAAAGCGAAAGGGACATCAAAAACATGTTGGAGTTTTAGGGATAGCTGTAAAATCTGACTACAGAAGACTCGGAATAGCCATAAAACTAATTGAAACGCTGCTGGATGAAGCTAAAAAGCAGGGGTTGAAAGTAATAGTTCTAGACGTTTACGAAAAGAATTTGCCAGCTCTGAATCTTTATAAAAGAATGGGCTTTAAGGAAGTCGGGAGGATTCCAAAGGCAATATATTGGAAAGGCGAATACATAGACGACATCAAAATGGCTCGTATCCTAGAATAG
- the thiI gene encoding tRNA 4-thiouridine(8) synthase ThiI translates to MSVKFDTVIVRFGGEIGIKSEWTRKSYENLILKNIKKALTFHNINLEEFSRYSGRIYIKTETPIEVSEKLVKVFGISSVSPAIETTSNLKDIEEKSLELAREKLGENAKFAIRCRRVGSHSYTSMGVCRRVGQIILDELGARKLKVDLENPDVEIQIEIREDKAYVYSEVLHGPGGFPLGSQPKLVCLLSGGIDSPVACWLVMKRGAPITPIYFDNYPFTDETTLKRAVKVAEKLAEWAIGYPMKLYIIPHGPNLIEIREKCPERLTCLLCKRMMYRMAEEIARKERAEGIVTGESIGEQASQTLWNLKILDEAAKQYPVYRPLIGFDKVETERIAKKIGTYEISIQKAKGCEAAPKKPATRASLKNVIKAEKALDIESMVRSSIKNAKTLDVSRKKALE, encoded by the coding sequence TTGTCAGTTAAATTCGATACAGTTATTGTCCGTTTTGGAGGAGAAATAGGGATAAAAAGCGAATGGACAAGAAAATCCTATGAAAACTTAATCCTAAAGAACATAAAAAAGGCCTTAACCTTTCATAATATTAACCTTGAAGAATTCTCACGGTATTCTGGAAGAATCTATATAAAAACGGAAACACCAATCGAAGTATCGGAAAAACTTGTTAAAGTTTTTGGAATATCCTCTGTCTCGCCAGCGATAGAAACAACCTCAAATCTAAAAGATATTGAAGAGAAAAGCCTAGAACTAGCTAGAGAAAAACTAGGTGAAAATGCAAAATTTGCTATTAGATGTCGAAGGGTAGGTTCTCATTCCTATACAAGCATGGGTGTATGCCGAAGAGTTGGGCAAATCATACTTGACGAGTTGGGCGCTCGCAAATTAAAGGTTGACCTTGAAAATCCAGACGTTGAAATTCAAATTGAAATCAGAGAGGACAAAGCCTATGTATACTCAGAAGTTTTACATGGACCCGGAGGGTTTCCTCTAGGCTCACAACCAAAACTTGTTTGTCTTTTAAGCGGAGGAATAGACTCGCCGGTTGCTTGCTGGCTTGTAATGAAGCGGGGCGCCCCAATTACCCCCATATATTTTGATAATTATCCATTTACTGATGAAACAACGCTTAAAAGAGCGGTAAAGGTTGCCGAGAAGCTTGCTGAATGGGCAATAGGCTATCCAATGAAGCTTTACATTATTCCTCACGGCCCGAACCTTATAGAAATTAGGGAGAAATGCCCCGAACGCCTAACCTGTCTACTATGTAAACGCATGATGTATAGGATGGCCGAGGAAATAGCCCGTAAAGAGAGGGCTGAGGGCATAGTTACCGGAGAATCTATAGGAGAGCAGGCAAGCCAGACCCTTTGGAACCTAAAAATTTTAGACGAAGCTGCAAAGCAATATCCAGTTTATCGGCCATTAATAGGCTTTGATAAAGTTGAAACAGAGAGAATAGCGAAGAAAATAGGAACATATGAAATTTCAATTCAAAAAGCCAAGGGATGCGAAGCTGCCCCCAAAAAACCAGCCACAAGGGCGAGTTTAAAAAATGTTATTAAAGCTGAGAAAGCCTTAGACATAGAGTCCATGGTGAGAAGCTCCATTAAAAATGCTAAAACTTTAGATGTTTCAAGAAAGAAGGCTTTAGAATGA